A genomic stretch from Corvus cornix cornix isolate S_Up_H32 chromosome 7, ASM73873v5, whole genome shotgun sequence includes:
- the FASTKD2 gene encoding FAST kinase domain-containing protein 2, mitochondrial, whose protein sequence is MNNKISYLLNTVRCVHRYSSVLTPKSSSTTRKHILWIGRYRDPLGNVNFRKLLLNILPSLHGSSLRFLSQKTDVFSTGAEALVSEKASQSSLEVEKLDGSESFKPKHVEDRSDLFFTSLRKCTCPCDALDLAAEAAVSIKHYTNCLTMAWRLFKNLSEEQQRYEKQLIFEHPAFVKLCQQLLRDARRMTRGDLVFSLHAVVHLGVPQNTLLVQTLVRVCQEKLNQLDNRCISVLATTLAGMDKDKNVSALQAGLQLLVEQRISSIRDIFILQNLMKCLGKDAPVFLKKKLEMAVLREIDGLTFPNALRMFLALAAMNYCSLPILNACSKKIQENVHDAPFRQLILVLEACHTLQYRNVNLFSALAGYVNSTAYLWDKRQIFLFLSACETLGFQPTELLEIFTEKVTEDPEFLNLKNLLIVLRVYSRLNYVPRVQKHLFFETLHSCLNKCLPQISSTELLKAVYSLGILGYLPHHALDVLLQKDSKDELILSDDLKEQNAVMLRCVKTCMELDSPSFTKPAFVLTENSSSLVSLNLRKAQEALTELLGGENMFRQNVRLPYKYHIDFEIRMDSDRKKVLPIVATDDHPDSRVQRLAFLFAPMSAFCLGTTHPQGKLAMKKRHLNKLGYHVILIQSKKFQEMTKEDAVEFLKGKIYSEDAVSFPEATVQDNN, encoded by the exons ATGAATAATAAGATAAGTTATTTGTTAAATACTGTTAGATGCGTGCATAGGTACAGTTCTGTGCTCACTCCCAAATCTTCATCCACaacaagaaaacacattttgtggATTGGCAGATACAGGGATCCCTTGGGAAATGTGAACTTCAGGAAAttactgttaaatattttgCCTTCTCTGCATGGATCATCTCTTCGATTTCTATCTCAAAAGACAGATGTTTTTAGCACAGGTGCAGAGGCTTTGGTAAGTGAGAAGGCTTCCCAGAGCTCCTTGGAAGTTGAAAAGTTGGATGGTTCTGAGAGCTTCAAACCGAAGCATGTAGAGGATCGCAGTGACCTGTTCTTCACCAGTCTCCGGAAGTGCACCTGTCCTTGCGACGCGCTGGACTTGGCTGCAGAGGCGGCCGTTTCCATTAAGCACTACACAAACTGTTTAACCATGGCCTGGAGGCTCTTCAAAAACCTGTCAGAAGAGCAGCAGCGCTACGAGAAGCAGCTGATCTTTGAGCACCCGGCTTTTGtgaagctgtgccagcagctgctgcgcGATGCGCGCAGGATGACGCGTGGGGACCTGGTGTTCAGCTTGCACGCCGTGGTGCACCTCGGCGTGCCTCAGAACACGCTCCTGGTCCAGACTTTGGTGAGAGTGTGCCAA GAGAAGCTCAATCAACTTGATAACCGATGCATCTCAGTTTTGGCAACTACTTTGGCAGGGATGGATAAAGACAAGAATGTGAGCGCTCTTCAAGCTGGattaca GTTACTAGTGGAGCAGCGCATTTCAAGTATCAGAGACATCTTTATTCTGCAAAACCTGATGAAATGCCTGGGAAAAGATGCTccagtttttctgaaaaagaaattagag ATGGCAGTTTTGAGAGAAATAGATGGTTTGACTTTTCCGAATGCTCTGCGTATGTTTTTGGCTCTTGCTGCAATGAATTACTGTTCCCTTCCAATCCTGAATGCCTGCAGTAAAAAGATCCagg aaaatgtCCATGATGCTCCATTTCGGCAGTTAATTCTCGTTCTGGAAGCTTGTCACACTCTCCAGTACCGTAATGTAAATCTGTTTTCAGCATTAGCAGGCTATGTTAATTCTACTGCCTACCTTTGGGACAAAAGACAG attttcctttttctctcagccTGTGAGACACTTGGTTTTCAGCCTACGGAGTTGCTGGAGATTTTTACTGAGAAGGTGACAGAAGACCCTGAATTCCTTAACTTGAAAAACCTTTTGATTGTTCTTCGAGTGTATTCACGACTCAACTATGTTCCCAGAGTCCAGAAGCATCT gttttttgAGACTCTTCATAGCTGCTTGAATAAGTGCCTGCCTCAGATTTCCAGCACAGAACTGCTGAAGGCAGTGTATTCACTTGGCATCTTAGGATATCTTCCCCACCATGCACTTGATGTGCTGCTGCAAAAGGACAGCAAGGATGAACTTATACTGTCAG ATGATCTTAAAGAACAAAATGCAGTGATGCTTCGCTGTGTGAAAACATGTATGGAACTTGACAGCCCTTCTTTCACAAAGCCTGCATTTGTGCTGACTGAGAATTCATCCTCATTAGTATCTCTTAATCTCAGAAAGGCTCAGGAGGCACTGACAGAACTTCTGGGAGGCGAGAACATGTTCCGGCAAAATGTTCGGCTGCCATACAAATATCATATTG attttgaaatcAGAATGGATTCAGACAGAAAGAAAGTGCTCCCCATAGTTGCAACTGATGATCATCCTGACTCACGTGTTCAGAG GttggcttttctgtttgctcCTATGTCTGCCTTCTGTCTGGGCACAACACACCCCCAGGGAAAGCTGGCAATGAAGAAGCGGCACCTAAATAAACTGGGCTATCATGTGATTCTG ATCCAGAGCAAGAAGTTTCAGGAAATGACAAAAGAAGATGCGGTTGagtttttgaaaggaaaaatttattcagaaGATGCTGTATCTTTTCCTGAAGCAACTGTGCAggataataattaa